A window of Paenibacillus sp. 19GGS1-52 contains these coding sequences:
- the recG gene encoding ATP-dependent DNA helicase RecG gives MTSTIDTIEVKTITGVSAQKLGELHAFGVFTVKDLLEYYPFRYEDYRPRSLSEIKHGDKVTLEAKVIGIPVLQRFGGKSRLSCKMIAEPWMFTATWFNRHYVREQLTVGREIVLTGKWDQKRTQITVTDYEFPDRGEGKTGTLQPVYSIGGKITQSWIRKIINQGLQQFGDMIPEILPHSIMRKYDFMPRKRAIATIHQPEDTREGQQGRRRMVYEELFLFQLKVQSFRVLNRGRMDGVVHTVDNTTVRQFVRSLPFELTDAQKHVELEILHDMRSPYCMNRLLQGDVGSGKTVLAAIALFATVKSGNQGAFMVPTEILAEQHLRSLTKMFEPFGVTVGLLTGSVNGRKRKDLLAALQMGMLDVVIGTHALIQEDVFFRGLGVVVTDEQHRFGVNQRSVLRRKGYNPDVLTMTATPIPRTLAITVFGDMDVSTLSERPKGRIPITTYWVKHDLMERVLKLISREIDQGRQAYLICPLIEESEKLDVQNAIDLHIQMGQAFPNYKVGLLHGRMTPSEKDAVMRAFYSNELQLLISTTVVEVGVDVPNATLMIIMDADRFGLSQLHQLRGRVGRGQNASYCVLVADPKSEIGRERMTAMTETDDGFEISRRDLALRGPGDFFGTKQSGLPEFRLADMTADFEVLEQARDDVAELLRDVAFWTSPEFAPLRNYLQNEQIFQGDLMD, from the coding sequence ATGACATCGACAATAGATACAATTGAAGTAAAAACAATAACTGGCGTGAGTGCTCAAAAGCTAGGCGAGCTTCACGCCTTTGGCGTCTTTACAGTAAAGGATTTGCTGGAGTATTATCCTTTTCGATATGAAGATTACCGCCCTCGCTCACTTAGTGAGATTAAGCATGGAGACAAAGTGACGCTGGAAGCTAAAGTTATCGGTATTCCTGTGCTGCAGCGTTTTGGTGGCAAGTCACGGCTAAGTTGCAAAATGATAGCAGAGCCCTGGATGTTCACTGCAACCTGGTTTAATCGTCATTATGTGCGCGAGCAACTGACCGTAGGTCGGGAAATTGTGCTCACAGGCAAATGGGATCAGAAGCGCACGCAAATCACCGTGACAGATTATGAGTTTCCGGACCGTGGAGAAGGGAAGACAGGCACGCTGCAGCCGGTCTATTCAATTGGGGGAAAAATTACCCAGTCGTGGATCAGAAAGATCATTAATCAGGGACTTCAGCAGTTCGGAGATATGATTCCGGAGATCTTGCCGCATTCGATTATGCGAAAATATGACTTTATGCCCCGCAAACGGGCCATTGCTACCATTCATCAGCCGGAGGATACTCGGGAGGGTCAACAGGGAAGGCGCAGGATGGTCTATGAGGAGCTGTTCCTGTTCCAGCTCAAGGTACAGTCATTTCGGGTGCTTAATCGCGGTAGAATGGACGGTGTGGTGCATACAGTAGATAATACAACCGTTCGCCAGTTCGTACGAAGCTTGCCGTTTGAGCTTACAGATGCCCAAAAGCATGTGGAACTGGAAATTCTGCATGATATGCGTTCTCCTTATTGCATGAACCGTCTGCTGCAAGGAGATGTAGGTTCAGGCAAAACAGTGCTGGCTGCCATCGCTCTCTTTGCGACCGTTAAATCGGGAAATCAGGGAGCATTTATGGTGCCCACTGAGATATTGGCTGAGCAGCATCTACGCTCGTTAACGAAGATGTTTGAACCCTTTGGCGTCACTGTAGGATTGTTGACAGGCAGTGTGAATGGCCGCAAACGCAAGGACTTGTTAGCAGCGCTGCAAATGGGGATGCTTGATGTTGTTATTGGTACACATGCTCTGATTCAGGAGGATGTCTTCTTCCGTGGACTTGGCGTTGTGGTTACAGATGAGCAGCATCGATTTGGTGTTAACCAGCGCAGCGTCCTGCGCCGCAAGGGTTATAATCCGGATGTGCTGACAATGACTGCGACACCAATTCCGCGTACACTGGCGATTACAGTCTTTGGAGATATGGATGTATCCACGTTATCGGAACGACCCAAAGGACGTATTCCGATCACTACCTATTGGGTCAAACATGATCTCATGGAACGGGTATTGAAACTAATCAGCCGCGAGATCGATCAGGGGCGGCAGGCCTATCTCATCTGCCCGCTCATTGAGGAGTCGGAGAAACTGGATGTACAGAATGCGATTGATCTGCATATTCAGATGGGGCAGGCTTTTCCGAACTACAAGGTAGGACTGCTGCACGGTCGGATGACACCTAGTGAGAAGGATGCAGTAATGCGCGCATTCTATAGTAATGAGCTGCAGCTGCTCATATCTACTACCGTCGTTGAGGTAGGTGTCGATGTTCCTAACGCTACGCTGATGATCATAATGGATGCGGACCGTTTCGGGTTATCGCAGCTGCACCAGTTGCGAGGACGAGTAGGCAGAGGCCAGAATGCCTCTTATTGTGTGCTGGTAGCGGATCCGAAATCAGAGATTGGGCGGGAGCGGATGACCGCGATGACGGAAACGGATGATGGCTTTGAGATTTCACGGCGGGATTTGGCGCTGCGCGGCCCCGGTGATTTCTTCGGAACGAAGCAGAGCGGTCTGCCAGAGTTCCGGCTAGCGGATATGACCGCTGACTTTGAAGTATTGGAGCAGGCGCGTGATGATGTAGCCGAATTGCTTCGGGACGTTGCTTTCTGGACTTCACCTGAATTTGCTCCGCTGCGGAATTATTTGCAGAATGAGCAGATTTTTCAGGGGGATTTAATGGATTAA
- the rsgA gene encoding ribosome small subunit-dependent GTPase A, whose product MPEGIIVKALSGYYYVKPLREGLIATQEEAITCRARGIFRKNGSTPLVGDHVVYCLTENGEGMVDELHPRESELVRPPVANVKLAVLLFSVREPDMNLNLLDKFLVHIEHSGLNTLIVLTKQDLAQDNGEATLYVKELYERIGYEVMVTSSLTGAGSEELRKRLTQGISVFAGQSGVGKSTLLNRIVPGLKLETGEISLRLGRGRHTTRHVELMDIGEGGFVADTPGFSQLDFLELGVEELSTCFREFVPLAENCKFRGCSHLHEPDCRVIEALEQGKIAQSRYDHYQLFYTEMKDKKRRY is encoded by the coding sequence ATGCCTGAAGGAATAATAGTTAAGGCTTTAAGCGGATATTATTACGTTAAACCGCTCCGTGAGGGATTGATAGCGACACAGGAAGAGGCTATTACATGCAGGGCAAGGGGGATATTCAGGAAAAATGGTTCAACCCCACTTGTTGGCGATCATGTTGTCTATTGTCTGACTGAGAATGGAGAAGGCATGGTCGATGAGCTTCACCCGAGAGAATCCGAACTGGTCCGGCCACCTGTAGCTAATGTCAAGCTGGCCGTACTGTTGTTCTCTGTTCGTGAACCGGATATGAATCTGAATTTATTGGATAAGTTCCTTGTTCATATTGAGCACTCAGGATTAAATACACTGATAGTTCTAACGAAACAGGATTTAGCCCAAGATAATGGGGAAGCAACCTTGTATGTCAAAGAACTGTATGAGCGTATTGGCTATGAAGTCATGGTAACTAGCTCACTAACGGGTGCGGGCAGCGAGGAGCTTCGCAAGCGTCTAACCCAAGGTATCAGTGTTTTTGCCGGGCAATCCGGTGTGGGCAAGTCAACCTTGCTGAACCGGATTGTACCGGGACTAAAGCTGGAGACGGGGGAGATAAGCTTGCGTCTTGGCCGTGGCCGTCATACTACCCGCCATGTCGAGCTGATGGACATTGGAGAGGGTGGATTTGTAGCAGATACCCCCGGTTTTAGCCAGCTTGATTTTCTGGAGCTTGGGGTAGAAGAGCTTTCCACTTGTTTTCGTGAGTTTGTCCCCCTTGCAGAGAATTGTAAATTCCGTGGCTGCAGCCATCTGCATGAACCGGATTGCCGTGTGATTGAAGCTTTGGAACAAGGTAAGATCGCCCAAAGCCGTTATGATCATTACCAGCTTTTCTATACTGAAATGAAAGATAAGAAGCGGAGGTACTAA
- a CDS encoding Stp1/IreP family PP2C-type Ser/Thr phosphatase has product MIRTVHASDIGRVRSVNEDSVWIGATRHGYTLGIIADGMGGHLAGETASSLALDTIRNSLDGLQPDLPDEELSTALSAAILEANDTVYKKASSDEKYHNMGTTVVVALIKGSHGYIGHIGDSRAYKIKDSVAIQLTEDHTLVNELFKNGQISLEELDSHPRRNVLTRALGTDAKVSADLLPVSLEAGEVLLMCSDGLSNLVSTEHLGKVAGIYEISLEERADRLLQLALLAGGGDNITVAMLEHHGEAAAPEAKELDR; this is encoded by the coding sequence TTGATCAGAACAGTTCATGCCAGCGATATTGGTCGGGTCCGTTCCGTCAATGAGGATTCGGTCTGGATCGGTGCTACGCGTCACGGTTACACACTCGGCATTATTGCCGATGGAATGGGCGGACATTTGGCGGGTGAAACCGCAAGCTCGCTCGCTTTGGATACGATAAGGAATAGCCTCGACGGGTTACAACCTGATCTGCCGGACGAGGAACTGAGTACTGCATTATCCGCCGCCATACTGGAAGCAAATGACACTGTTTATAAGAAAGCTTCCAGCGACGAAAAGTATCATAATATGGGTACGACCGTCGTAGTTGCTCTGATAAAGGGTTCCCATGGATACATAGGCCATATCGGAGACAGCAGAGCTTACAAGATAAAGGACAGTGTGGCCATTCAGTTAACCGAGGATCATACGCTGGTCAATGAGCTGTTCAAGAACGGCCAGATCAGCTTGGAGGAGCTTGATAGTCATCCACGGCGCAATGTTCTGACAAGAGCATTGGGTACGGATGCTAAAGTCTCTGCCGATCTGTTGCCTGTAAGCTTGGAAGCAGGAGAAGTTCTGCTTATGTGCAGTGACGGGTTAAGCAATTTAGTCAGCACTGAACATCTAGGCAAGGTTGCCGGAATATATGAAATATCGCTTGAGGAAAGAGCGGATCGCTTACTACAGCTGGCATTACTTGCCGGCGGCGGAGATAATATAACCGTCGCTATGTTAGAACATCATGGAGAGGCCGCTGCGCCCGAAGCAAAGGAGTTGGATAGATGA
- a CDS encoding DegV family protein: MNRTIIVTDSTSDIPLAMVEAYGIKVVPLTLMFGEEAFRDNLDMTPEQFYERLPRSPQLPTTSQPSPIEYMDVYRNILEQNPECSILSFHISSGLSGTYQSAVLAKSMLEEAGEGITVVDSLSASYGFGFMVVQAARLSAEGKGPQEILESVERLRQSRKLYFLVDTLEYLQKGGRIGKASAFLGTLLNIKPILSIDAEGIIYAVEKVRGRKKAVARMIELFKSELQGVDKINVAVGHTAEPASGEEFLNELAGHFTLEEKVLTNVGPVVGSHVGNGTLAVFIWPA, translated from the coding sequence ATGAATCGTACCATTATCGTCACCGATAGCACTTCAGATATCCCGCTAGCCATGGTGGAAGCGTACGGAATAAAGGTCGTACCGCTGACATTAATGTTCGGCGAAGAGGCTTTCCGGGATAATCTGGATATGACACCGGAGCAATTCTATGAGCGTCTTCCCCGCTCACCGCAGCTGCCAACCACATCCCAACCGTCACCGATTGAATATATGGATGTGTACCGAAACATCCTGGAGCAGAATCCAGAGTGTTCCATTCTGTCTTTTCATATTTCTTCTGGACTTAGCGGAACCTATCAATCGGCCGTACTGGCTAAATCGATGCTGGAGGAGGCAGGGGAAGGAATAACGGTTGTTGATTCCTTATCCGCTTCCTATGGCTTTGGCTTCATGGTGGTGCAAGCCGCCCGATTGTCAGCTGAAGGTAAGGGACCGCAGGAAATACTGGAGTCTGTAGAACGTCTGCGCCAGTCACGCAAGCTTTATTTTCTGGTGGATACACTTGAATATTTGCAAAAAGGCGGGAGAATTGGCAAAGCGTCTGCGTTCTTGGGCACTTTGCTTAATATTAAGCCGATTCTTTCGATTGATGCAGAAGGCATTATCTATGCCGTTGAAAAGGTTAGAGGCCGTAAGAAGGCAGTCGCACGCATGATCGAGCTGTTCAAGAGCGAATTGCAGGGCGTGGACAAAATCAACGTGGCCGTGGGTCATACGGCTGAACCGGCTTCCGGTGAGGAGTTCCTGAATGAGCTTGCCGGACACTTCACATTGGAAGAGAAAGTGCTGACCAACGTTGGCCCTGTTGTAGGTAGCCATGTAGGTAACGGTACATTAGCCGTATTCATTTGGCCCGCATAA
- the rpe gene encoding ribulose-phosphate 3-epimerase — translation MILIAPSLLSADFAALGAEVAEAEASGADWIHVDVMDGQFVPNITLGPAIVKAVSAHTSLPLDVHLMIEAPERYVADFAAAGAGVITVHAEACVHLHRVVHQIKELGIMVGVAINPGTPASAVREVLEDVDMVLVMTVNPGFGGQAFIPNMLRKIRQIRQWANEVNPGLRIEVDGGVTEATAPLVAEAGADVLVAGNAVFGRSDRAAAILAIRTAANAAVH, via the coding sequence ATGATTTTAATTGCTCCATCCTTATTGTCGGCGGATTTTGCAGCTTTAGGCGCAGAAGTGGCAGAAGCGGAAGCTAGTGGCGCAGACTGGATACATGTTGATGTTATGGATGGACAGTTTGTCCCGAATATCACGCTGGGTCCAGCTATTGTCAAAGCTGTATCGGCTCATACTTCTTTACCACTAGACGTTCATCTGATGATTGAAGCACCGGAGCGTTATGTTGCCGATTTTGCAGCGGCTGGAGCAGGAGTGATTACAGTTCATGCCGAAGCTTGTGTTCATTTGCACCGTGTAGTCCATCAGATCAAGGAGCTTGGAATTATGGTCGGTGTAGCCATTAATCCCGGAACTCCGGCTTCTGCTGTGCGTGAGGTGCTGGAGGATGTAGATATGGTGCTGGTAATGACTGTGAATCCTGGATTCGGCGGACAGGCATTTATTCCGAACATGCTGCGCAAAATCCGTCAAATTCGCCAGTGGGCGAACGAAGTGAATCCTGGCTTGCGAATTGAAGTGGATGGCGGAGTAACTGAAGCAACCGCACCTTTAGTTGCTGAGGCTGGTGCAGATGTACTTGTAGCCGGGAATGCTGTTTTTGGGCGGAGCGATCGTGCCGCAGCTATTTTAGCTATACGTACGGCAGCAAATGCAGCGGTTCATTAA
- the rpmB gene encoding 50S ribosomal protein L28, with protein sequence MSRTCTITGKKPGSGNNVSHANNRNRRTWGVNVQKVRILVNGKPKRVYVSTRALKSGKVERV encoded by the coding sequence ATGTCCCGCACATGTACTATTACTGGCAAGAAACCGGGTAGCGGCAACAACGTGTCACACGCAAACAACCGTAACCGTCGCACTTGGGGAGTTAACGTTCAAAAAGTCCGTATCCTCGTGAACGGTAAACCGAAACGCGTATACGTCAGCACCCGTGCTTTGAAATCCGGTAAAGTTGAACGCGTTTAG
- a CDS encoding DUF2500 domain-containing protein: protein MNGSDSFMSSTPLFFKLFFLIIVGFFIFIIVRMVNLWMSNNASPLVIARCTAVTKRTEVWGGSGDTGASTSYYVTFELENGSRVELQVQSRVFGLIVEGDLGELSYQGSRFKGFRRVEETAY, encoded by the coding sequence TTGAACGGATCAGATAGTTTTATGAGTAGCACGCCACTATTTTTTAAGCTGTTTTTCTTGATTATTGTAGGTTTCTTTATTTTCATCATTGTTAGAATGGTCAATTTGTGGATGTCCAACAATGCAAGTCCATTAGTAATAGCTAGGTGTACTGCAGTCACAAAGCGGACGGAGGTATGGGGAGGTTCAGGAGATACCGGTGCTAGCACCAGTTATTACGTAACGTTTGAGCTGGAAAATGGTTCGCGTGTGGAGTTGCAGGTTCAGAGTCGTGTTTTTGGTCTGATCGTCGAGGGAGATTTAGGGGAGCTCTCTTATCAGGGCAGCAGATTTAAGGGTTTTCGACGTGTTGAGGAAACTGCCTACTAG
- the spoVM gene encoding stage V sporulation protein SpoVM, with the protein MKFYTFKLPRFLGGFVKAILNTFQKS; encoded by the coding sequence ATGAAATTTTACACGTTTAAGCTGCCAAGATTTTTGGGAGGTTTTGTTAAAGCGATTTTGAACACATTTCAGAAAAGCTGA
- a CDS encoding stage VI sporulation protein F — protein sequence MSGYQQFGISPQLVDRIKLKMKNPPAKERIKKMINGVSKQELQDTAVVRKLVRNSSSVLNEKLTSAQEEQIVKFIIAQKIDPSNTFHLIRLWGMFR from the coding sequence TTGAGTGGTTATCAACAATTCGGAATTAGCCCCCAACTGGTGGATCGTATTAAATTAAAGATGAAGAATCCACCTGCCAAGGAACGCATCAAGAAGATGATTAATGGAGTCTCGAAGCAAGAGCTGCAGGACACGGCGGTTGTACGCAAACTGGTGCGTAATTCGTCGTCAGTGCTGAACGAGAAGCTGACCTCAGCTCAGGAAGAGCAAATTGTGAAATTTATAATTGCCCAGAAGATTGATCCCAGCAATACCTTCCATCTAATCCGGTTGTGGGGGATGTTCCGTTAA
- a CDS encoding DAK2 domain-containing protein, which yields MSKRSINGADFTAMVLAGAEILQQHAEHVNSLNVFPVPDGDTGTNMNLTMTAGANELKKNNTASIGQCAGVLSKGLLMGARGNSGVILSQLFRGLSRYSAQYDELNTQQFAAALQTGVETAYKAVVKPVEGTILTVAKEAARHAVYYARRTSDVTELMTEVLAKAKEALANTPELLPILKQVGVVDSGGQGLVYIYEGFHQHLLSGSFGASVPASAPGQAPVPIIAPTTVLTKPDHVLSSVQSSAQSQLSTEDIEFLYDMEFFINRQLGGNAKANFNDELFRKALSVNGDSIIVISDDDTIKVHVHSTAPGEVLNLALQYGEITQIHILNMREQHRDLLSAGMDIAPMPDVFADIPKEISSIQSPAEPPADDLAPYGFIAVSSGSGIADIFKSLGVDVVLAGGQTMNPSTEDFVNAISSISATHVYILPNNSNIVLAAQQAKELLEGERDITVIPSKSIPQGIAAAFAFQEEDSVDTNSGNMLEAIAQVKSGQVTHAVRDTSIEELKIKAGQFIGISNSKIVAAADDLLAASQALLSNMLENGDEIVTILLGAEADAKITDSLSEWLQETYPEVEVEVHEGGQPLYYYLFSVEP from the coding sequence TTGAGTAAGCGTTCAATAAACGGAGCAGATTTCACCGCAATGGTTTTGGCTGGAGCGGAGATCCTGCAGCAGCATGCAGAGCACGTCAATTCCCTGAACGTTTTTCCGGTTCCAGATGGAGATACGGGAACAAATATGAATTTGACGATGACTGCAGGCGCGAACGAATTGAAGAAGAATAATACTGCCTCTATTGGCCAATGTGCAGGCGTGCTCTCAAAGGGCCTGTTAATGGGTGCGCGGGGAAACTCTGGAGTTATTTTGTCACAGCTGTTCAGAGGCCTCAGTCGCTATTCTGCACAATATGATGAACTGAACACGCAACAGTTTGCCGCAGCCCTGCAAACCGGAGTGGAGACTGCTTACAAGGCAGTTGTTAAACCGGTGGAAGGTACTATTCTTACAGTAGCTAAGGAAGCTGCGAGACATGCTGTATATTACGCACGGCGTACTAGTGATGTTACGGAGCTGATGACAGAGGTATTAGCCAAAGCCAAGGAAGCATTAGCCAATACACCAGAGCTTTTGCCTATATTGAAGCAAGTCGGCGTTGTGGACTCCGGCGGTCAAGGCTTGGTCTATATCTATGAAGGTTTTCACCAGCATTTGCTGAGCGGAAGTTTCGGTGCGTCTGTGCCTGCATCTGCACCCGGACAAGCTCCGGTACCTATTATTGCCCCAACAACTGTGCTAACTAAACCTGATCACGTATTATCCTCCGTCCAGTCTTCCGCCCAATCACAACTGTCTACGGAAGACATCGAATTTTTATATGATATGGAATTTTTTATTAACCGTCAGCTTGGTGGAAACGCTAAAGCCAATTTTAATGATGAACTTTTTAGGAAAGCGTTATCAGTAAATGGCGATTCAATTATTGTCATTTCGGATGACGACACGATTAAAGTGCATGTGCATTCTACGGCTCCAGGTGAGGTACTTAATTTGGCCTTGCAATATGGGGAGATTACACAGATTCACATTCTTAATATGCGTGAGCAGCATCGGGACCTGCTGTCAGCAGGGATGGATATTGCTCCCATGCCGGATGTATTTGCAGATATTCCTAAAGAGATTAGCAGCATACAGTCTCCAGCTGAGCCACCTGCAGATGATTTGGCGCCCTATGGCTTCATCGCGGTGTCCTCTGGATCAGGGATTGCCGACATTTTCAAAAGTCTGGGTGTAGATGTAGTACTTGCAGGGGGTCAGACCATGAATCCTAGCACTGAGGATTTCGTGAATGCGATCTCTTCGATTTCTGCTACGCATGTTTACATTTTGCCCAATAACTCTAATATTGTACTGGCAGCACAGCAAGCTAAAGAACTGCTGGAAGGCGAACGGGATATCACCGTAATCCCAAGTAAGAGCATTCCACAAGGAATTGCCGCCGCTTTTGCCTTCCAGGAGGAAGATTCTGTAGACACTAATTCAGGTAACATGCTGGAGGCCATCGCACAAGTGAAGTCTGGTCAGGTGACCCATGCTGTTCGAGACACTAGCATTGAAGAATTGAAGATCAAAGCCGGACAGTTTATTGGAATTTCCAATTCCAAGATTGTTGCTGCTGCTGATGATCTGCTGGCAGCCAGTCAGGCACTGCTGTCCAACATGCTGGAGAATGGTGATGAGATTGTCACGATTCTACTTGGAGCTGAAGCAGATGCAAAGATCACTGATTCATTGAGCGAGTGGCTTCAGGAGACTTATCCTGAGGTAGAGGTAGAGGTGCATGAAGGTGGCCAACCGCTGTATTATTATCTCTTCTCAGTGGAGCCTTAG
- the pknB gene encoding Stk1 family PASTA domain-containing Ser/Thr kinase translates to MIGHELGGRYQVIERIGGGGMALVYRAHDILLNRNVAIKVLRSQFVHDEEFIRRFRREAQSAASLSHPNVVSIYDVGQEDEIHYIVMEYVEGKNLNEIIKERAPLQVDESVRIASQICDALDHAHQNQIIHRDIKPHNIMIGRNGRVKVTDFGIARAVTSTTITQTGSVIGSVHYFSPEHAKGVTTGEKSDLYSLGIVLYQMLTASLPFIGESPISVALKHLQEDFEEPRLINPLIPQSVENIIMRSMRKNPEERYSSAKAMLQDLETCLLPERRSEAKLIFHDEDDEDRTRAIPAIKPIRKSNGNRNGGEDRMRQEEERNPVPTGKKKWGRPALWIGLTLLLLLAMASVVWYVNSKLVVKEVAVPYVVNLSLEDATAKLTEVGLAVADPVIYEYNPNFAENMVSKQSKSKDTMVKEGTDLVLTVSTAKPLLKMQDLSGKTFDDAVKVLMDQGVAQSRITSDERYDKATPSGQVISSDPMATNEFDPDTASIVLYISKGEESITMPDLTGLTEAEAKAKLEDNNLVLGDVKEEPSFSIEKGKVTKQWAYEKGAAVPPETAITIYLSTGYPPEALNYTFNVPVAPSEKGKKTKIRIVFADARNDGENQEWGTRTIGKSQVLSVDLVLAPNKDGVVSIYRDGVFFETYPVSYVDAKNGTVQLPEPPVEATPEPTVTPSEAPASADPTIEPEILPDPGATNGDAPVNGAADQTGFLTGNSKHKKAK, encoded by the coding sequence ATGATCGGTCACGAGTTGGGAGGCCGTTACCAAGTCATCGAACGGATCGGCGGAGGTGGCATGGCGCTAGTCTATAGAGCCCATGACATCCTGTTAAACCGAAACGTCGCCATAAAAGTATTGCGCAGCCAGTTTGTGCATGATGAGGAATTTATCCGTCGATTTCGGCGGGAGGCGCAATCTGCCGCATCCTTGTCCCATCCAAATGTGGTTAGCATTTATGATGTAGGACAGGAAGATGAAATCCATTATATCGTTATGGAGTATGTAGAAGGTAAGAATCTGAACGAAATTATTAAAGAACGTGCTCCGCTGCAAGTAGACGAGTCTGTACGGATTGCTTCGCAAATCTGCGATGCACTTGATCATGCCCATCAGAATCAGATTATTCACCGTGATATTAAGCCTCATAACATAATGATTGGTCGAAATGGCCGGGTTAAGGTTACAGATTTCGGGATTGCCCGGGCAGTCACTTCAACAACAATAACGCAGACGGGATCAGTTATCGGTTCAGTACATTATTTCTCGCCAGAGCATGCCAAGGGAGTCACAACAGGAGAAAAGTCCGACTTGTATTCATTGGGAATAGTGCTCTATCAGATGCTTACTGCAAGCCTGCCTTTTATAGGCGAAAGTCCGATCAGCGTGGCTTTAAAGCATCTACAAGAGGATTTTGAGGAGCCGAGACTGATCAATCCATTGATCCCACAAAGTGTCGAGAATATTATTATGAGATCGATGCGCAAGAATCCAGAGGAGCGCTACTCCTCTGCTAAGGCAATGTTGCAGGATCTCGAAACCTGTCTGCTCCCTGAGCGGAGAAGTGAAGCTAAGTTGATCTTCCACGATGAAGATGACGAGGATCGGACGCGGGCTATTCCGGCCATCAAGCCCATTAGAAAAAGCAATGGTAACCGCAATGGGGGCGAGGATCGGATGAGGCAAGAGGAAGAGCGGAATCCGGTTCCGACAGGTAAGAAAAAATGGGGACGCCCTGCATTGTGGATTGGCCTTACCTTGTTGCTTCTGCTGGCCATGGCTAGCGTCGTTTGGTATGTTAATTCCAAGCTTGTAGTAAAAGAAGTAGCCGTGCCCTATGTAGTTAACCTGTCATTGGAGGACGCGACAGCTAAGCTTACCGAAGTAGGTTTAGCTGTGGCGGATCCGGTAATCTATGAGTATAACCCAAATTTTGCGGAGAATATGGTCTCAAAACAAAGTAAAAGTAAAGATACGATGGTCAAAGAGGGAACTGACCTCGTGCTCACAGTAAGTACGGCGAAACCTTTGTTGAAAATGCAAGATTTGTCAGGAAAAACTTTTGATGATGCAGTTAAAGTACTGATGGATCAAGGCGTAGCCCAGAGCCGGATTACATCCGATGAACGCTATGACAAGGCAACGCCGTCCGGACAGGTTATTAGCTCAGATCCAATGGCAACCAATGAATTCGATCCTGACACGGCATCAATCGTGCTGTATATCAGCAAAGGTGAAGAAAGCATTACTATGCCGGATCTCACCGGACTGACCGAAGCAGAGGCCAAGGCGAAGCTGGAAGACAACAATCTTGTACTTGGAGATGTCAAAGAAGAACCAAGCTTCTCGATTGAAAAAGGCAAGGTAACAAAACAATGGGCATATGAGAAGGGTGCGGCGGTTCCTCCAGAAACGGCGATCACCATTTATTTAAGTACAGGATACCCTCCGGAAGCTTTGAATTATACTTTTAATGTGCCTGTAGCGCCTTCCGAGAAAGGAAAGAAGACCAAAATCAGGATTGTATTTGCTGACGCACGTAATGATGGCGAGAATCAGGAGTGGGGAACACGCACGATTGGAAAGAGCCAAGTGTTGTCTGTTGATCTTGTTCTGGCACCCAATAAAGATGGAGTAGTATCAATCTATCGTGATGGTGTGTTCTTTGAGACTTATCCTGTTTCTTATGTGGATGCTAAGAATGGCACGGTACAGCTGCCAGAGCCTCCAGTGGAAGCGACTCCCGAACCAACGGTGACGCCTTCTGAAGCACCAGCTTCTGCAGATCCGACAATTGAACCGGAAATATTGCCTGACCCAGGTGCTACTAATGGAGATGCTCCTGTTAATGGAGCTGCGGATCAGACGGGATTTTTAACAGGTAATTCAAAGCATAAAAAAGCTAAGTAA